The proteins below are encoded in one region of Pseudonocardia sp. DSM 110487:
- a CDS encoding SDR family NAD(P)-dependent oxidoreductase has protein sequence MAGALGVLDLGEGDRRALEQLVLAIRTAGARPMGIRVAAGCGASMVDVSAVLGSVVPDAVVIGPGAPWPVAQAAQRWPVVAEVTSVGQARAAVAAGARGLVARGAESGGRVGELGSFVLLQQLLADPNVTVPVWACGGIGTATAAAAVAGGAAGVVLDTQLALMPECSLPESAKARIALSDGTGTSLADGYRTLGPAGLPAGQDSYLASRFVERYGTTARAVRAIEDAIEDAIGAVSRVEEVAVAPGSALARALGTALPVAQGPMTRVSDQAGFARAVADAGALPFLALALSSAEQTRTLLEQASAALGDAPWGVGVLGFAADEIRTAQLRAIREFRPSVALIAGGRPDQAAVLEDAGIATFLHVPSPALLRQFLKAGVRKFVFEGAECGGHVGPRSSFCLWQGAIDALADFVDAGGDAGELQILFAGGVHDARSSAMVAAAAAPLTRRGAAVGVLMGTAYLFTEEAVAHGAVQPLFQRQAVDAVATVLLETAPGHVTRCLPSPFTSEFAALRGELLGNGIAEREVWQRLEELNVGRLRIASKGLRRDGGELVEVDESAQYSDGLFMAGQVAVLRLAATDLATLHADVTTGAVEFLAAGSRPAAVTSDRAAPQPLDVAVVGMSAMFPGAPDLPAFWANVLAGVDLITEVSRDRWDVERYFTEDTAPSTGDRTYSKWGGFLPRIPFDALRYGIPPAALASIEPVQLLALEAAQRALADAGYADRPFDRERTSVIFGTEAGSDLARATTLRVMLRAYLDELPPELDAQLPRLTEDSFPGKLANVISGRIANRLDLGGANYTVDAACGSSLAAVDAACKELLGGTSDVVLCGGADLHNSIEDFLLFASVGALSPTGRCRPFDADGDGIALGEGVGCVVLKRLADAERDGDRIYAVIKGIGSGSDGRAMGLTAPRAEGQRRALERAYRNAGVTPSQIGLVEAHGTGTVVGDRTELTTLTQVFTDGGATPGSCVLGSVKSQIGHTKCAAGMAGMIKTALAVHTGVLPPTRIARPNPAWNPDESPFVFRTEPSPWTEPAHERTAAVSAFGFGGTNFHLVLSGHQTAELATHALTAWPAELFLVRGADRTSAVRQMQRLRTLLSTNDTAGRPWALRDFARTVAGWSALEASPVRLAFVAGDLDELARLVHAVTVGETPAEVLVGQDEPAGEVAVLFPGQGSQHPGMLAELFVALPELRRILDLGGPEVAALFPPAAFGPEEARAQRDRLRATRVAQPALGIAGMAVHELLARCGVRPDMYAGHSYGELVGLAAAGALAPAVLLELSVARAEAILDAAGDDPGAMAAVSAACTDVERVLAGVPDAEAVVVANHNATDQTVISGPSVAVEAAVAALREASLSVTALPVACAFHSPVVAAAGSAFGAVLDDTPVGEPDRPVWANRTAAPYPPGPGAVRAELAAQIGAPVRFAEQIDAMYGAGARVFVEAGPGAVLGGLVGKILDGRPHTVVSLGEGGLRGFLTGLARLAAAGVDVRAGWLHTGRPGLDLTFAEPPARPRWTVDGHLVRAQDGDTIPGGLAPARRVHPFANPRTENLSNSSDRDALIADFLRTSRELVSAQRDVMLGYLGASPVPASAMPAAPPLPQPAAALPAASSLAAGSAAAPAAEPEPAADPLTTVVAVIGRKTGYPEEMIEPDMDLEADLSVDSIKRTEIAVELAGAIGNGSALVDELVRSRTATAMAAVLGAGEPTAAAPSPDAALVSRTGSPPHNSTAQLPAGRTGEPAEYTRYEARSAGTPSGNLDPPIYAPDFRFGTLASRTGSPPHNSTAQQPGGAPSGNPDPPIYAPDFRFGTPAGEQPGRYLLELADASADADVAVLVGATIAIVGGDHRLAEELAGRLSANGALPVVVDDLPELEALPVLDGLVSLHAVAPGVGGSAEPVLPAIFPLFQSALPRVRWCVAVASPGGRAWGLSGFFRSLDREYPQVLTRLIELDAATEGERVAEVVTAELQTAEGGPVVVHGAQRRAPRLVAAPLDGPAAVGASPAVAGAAELATVGLDPDSVVLLVGGARGITARVAGAVAAATRCRIELAGRTVLHSEPEPAEVAAATDLTALRGALAVASQPVDGAARKLVARDPVEIDRRAREILARREVDATLSELRERGSLATYHTVDVTDGDAVAGLVKQVYAERGRIDCVVFAAGVIEDRLVGQKDPASFSRVYRTKVDGARALLGALEELPEPPRSVVFFGSIAAVLGNRGQADYAAANAALEAMGAAWSQRTGIRAVTVHWGPWAPRGVHGGMVSEELARSYGARGIALLEPDTAVSELFRELACGDVPAVLYTASAWWR, from the coding sequence ATGGCGGGCGCGCTCGGCGTGCTCGACCTCGGTGAGGGGGACCGGCGGGCGCTGGAACAGCTGGTGCTTGCCATCCGCACGGCCGGGGCGCGGCCGATGGGGATACGGGTCGCGGCCGGGTGCGGTGCGTCGATGGTGGACGTCTCCGCTGTGCTCGGCTCGGTCGTGCCCGACGCGGTGGTGATCGGGCCAGGGGCACCCTGGCCGGTCGCCCAGGCGGCGCAGCGCTGGCCGGTGGTGGCCGAGGTGACGTCGGTCGGACAGGCGCGGGCGGCCGTCGCCGCGGGGGCACGCGGTCTCGTCGCCCGCGGCGCGGAGTCGGGCGGCCGGGTCGGCGAGCTCGGCTCGTTCGTCCTACTGCAGCAGCTGCTGGCCGACCCGAACGTGACGGTGCCGGTGTGGGCGTGCGGCGGCATCGGCACGGCCACCGCGGCGGCGGCCGTCGCGGGCGGAGCGGCCGGCGTCGTCCTGGACACGCAGCTGGCGCTGATGCCGGAGTGCTCGCTCCCGGAGTCCGCCAAGGCCCGGATCGCCCTCAGCGACGGCACCGGGACCAGCCTGGCCGACGGGTACCGAACGCTCGGCCCCGCAGGCCTGCCGGCAGGGCAGGACAGCTACCTGGCGTCCCGGTTCGTCGAGCGCTACGGCACCACCGCCCGCGCCGTCCGCGCCATCGAGGACGCCATCGAGGACGCCATCGGCGCGGTGTCGCGGGTCGAGGAGGTCGCGGTCGCGCCCGGCTCGGCGCTCGCCCGCGCGCTGGGCACCGCCCTGCCCGTCGCGCAGGGGCCGATGACGAGGGTCAGCGACCAGGCCGGGTTCGCCCGTGCCGTCGCGGACGCGGGCGCGCTGCCGTTCCTCGCCCTCGCCTTGTCCTCGGCAGAGCAGACCAGGACGCTGCTCGAACAGGCGAGCGCCGCGCTCGGGGACGCGCCGTGGGGCGTCGGCGTGCTGGGTTTCGCGGCCGACGAGATCCGCACCGCGCAGCTGCGCGCGATCCGCGAGTTCCGCCCCTCCGTCGCGCTCATCGCCGGCGGGCGCCCGGACCAGGCGGCCGTGCTGGAGGACGCCGGCATCGCCACGTTCCTGCACGTTCCTTCCCCTGCGTTGCTGCGGCAGTTCCTGAAGGCGGGCGTGCGCAAGTTCGTGTTCGAGGGCGCGGAGTGCGGTGGCCACGTCGGGCCGCGTTCGAGCTTCTGTCTGTGGCAGGGCGCGATCGACGCCCTCGCCGACTTCGTCGACGCAGGCGGGGATGCGGGGGAGCTGCAGATCCTCTTCGCGGGCGGTGTCCACGATGCGCGCTCGTCGGCGATGGTGGCGGCCGCGGCCGCACCCCTGACCCGGCGTGGGGCAGCGGTCGGGGTTCTCATGGGCACGGCCTACCTCTTCACCGAGGAGGCCGTTGCCCACGGCGCCGTCCAACCGTTGTTCCAGCGGCAGGCGGTGGACGCGGTGGCCACGGTGCTGCTGGAGACCGCGCCCGGGCACGTCACCCGGTGCCTGCCCAGCCCGTTCACCAGCGAGTTCGCCGCGCTGCGCGGCGAGTTGCTGGGGAACGGGATCGCCGAGCGGGAGGTGTGGCAACGGCTCGAGGAGCTCAACGTCGGGCGCTTGCGCATCGCCAGCAAGGGTCTGCGCCGCGACGGGGGCGAGCTCGTCGAGGTCGACGAGTCCGCGCAGTACTCCGACGGCCTGTTCATGGCCGGTCAGGTTGCCGTGCTGCGGTTGGCGGCCACCGACCTCGCGACCCTGCACGCCGACGTCACCACGGGCGCGGTGGAGTTCCTCGCCGCGGGCTCCCGCCCGGCCGCGGTCACGAGTGACCGTGCCGCGCCGCAGCCGCTGGACGTGGCGGTCGTCGGGATGTCGGCGATGTTCCCCGGCGCGCCCGACCTCCCGGCGTTCTGGGCGAACGTCCTTGCCGGCGTCGACCTGATCACCGAGGTGTCTCGCGACCGGTGGGACGTCGAGCGGTACTTCACCGAGGACACCGCGCCGAGCACCGGTGATCGGACGTACTCGAAATGGGGCGGGTTCCTGCCGCGGATCCCGTTCGACGCGCTCCGGTACGGCATCCCGCCGGCAGCGCTGGCGTCGATCGAGCCCGTACAGCTGCTCGCGCTCGAAGCGGCCCAGCGCGCGCTGGCCGACGCGGGCTACGCGGACCGGCCGTTCGACCGCGAACGCACGAGCGTGATCTTCGGTACCGAGGCCGGCAGCGACCTCGCCAGGGCCACGACGCTGCGGGTCATGCTCCGGGCCTACCTCGACGAGCTTCCCCCCGAGTTGGACGCGCAGCTACCCCGCCTCACCGAGGACTCGTTCCCGGGCAAGCTCGCCAACGTCATCTCCGGCAGGATCGCCAACCGGCTCGATCTCGGCGGCGCCAACTACACGGTCGACGCGGCGTGCGGATCGTCCCTCGCCGCGGTGGACGCGGCCTGCAAGGAGCTGCTCGGCGGCACCAGCGACGTCGTGCTGTGCGGGGGCGCTGACCTGCACAACTCGATCGAGGACTTCCTGCTGTTCGCGTCGGTGGGCGCGCTCTCCCCGACCGGCCGATGCCGTCCCTTCGACGCCGACGGTGACGGCATCGCGCTCGGCGAGGGGGTGGGCTGTGTCGTCCTCAAGCGACTCGCCGACGCCGAACGCGACGGCGACCGCATCTACGCGGTGATCAAGGGCATCGGCAGCGGAAGCGACGGCCGGGCCATGGGCCTGACGGCCCCGCGCGCCGAGGGGCAGCGCAGGGCACTGGAGCGGGCCTACCGCAACGCCGGAGTGACACCGTCGCAGATCGGCCTGGTTGAGGCGCACGGCACCGGCACCGTGGTCGGCGACCGCACCGAGCTCACCACCCTCACCCAGGTGTTCACCGACGGCGGAGCCACCCCGGGCAGCTGCGTCCTCGGGTCGGTGAAGTCGCAGATCGGGCACACCAAGTGCGCGGCCGGGATGGCCGGCATGATCAAGACGGCGCTCGCGGTCCACACGGGGGTCCTCCCGCCCACCCGGATCGCCCGGCCCAACCCCGCCTGGAACCCGGACGAGAGCCCGTTCGTGTTCCGCACCGAGCCGTCGCCGTGGACCGAGCCAGCGCACGAGCGGACGGCCGCCGTGAGCGCGTTCGGCTTCGGCGGCACGAACTTCCACCTCGTCCTGTCCGGGCACCAGACCGCGGAGCTGGCCACGCACGCGCTCACGGCCTGGCCCGCGGAGCTCTTCCTCGTCCGCGGCGCGGACCGCACGTCCGCCGTGCGCCAGATGCAACGGCTGCGCACGCTGCTGTCGACGAACGACACCGCGGGCCGGCCGTGGGCGCTGCGTGACTTCGCACGGACCGTCGCCGGGTGGAGCGCGCTGGAGGCGTCCCCGGTGCGGCTGGCGTTCGTCGCCGGGGACCTTGACGAGCTCGCCCGGCTCGTACACGCCGTGACCGTCGGTGAGACACCCGCCGAGGTCCTCGTCGGGCAGGACGAGCCCGCCGGGGAGGTGGCGGTGCTGTTCCCCGGCCAGGGCAGCCAGCACCCCGGGATGCTCGCCGAGCTGTTCGTGGCGCTGCCCGAGCTCCGCCGGATCCTCGACCTCGGTGGGCCCGAGGTGGCCGCTCTCTTCCCGCCCGCGGCTTTCGGCCCCGAGGAGGCCCGCGCCCAGCGCGATCGGCTGCGCGCGACGCGGGTGGCGCAGCCGGCGCTCGGAATCGCCGGCATGGCCGTGCACGAGCTGCTGGCCCGGTGCGGCGTGCGGCCGGACATGTACGCCGGGCACAGCTACGGCGAGCTGGTGGGACTCGCGGCCGCGGGCGCTCTCGCGCCCGCCGTGCTGCTCGAGCTCAGCGTGGCCCGCGCGGAGGCGATCCTGGACGCGGCCGGGGACGACCCGGGCGCCATGGCCGCCGTCTCGGCGGCGTGCACCGACGTCGAGCGCGTGCTCGCCGGTGTTCCGGATGCCGAGGCGGTGGTCGTGGCCAACCACAACGCGACCGATCAGACGGTGATCTCGGGGCCGTCGGTCGCGGTCGAGGCTGCGGTGGCGGCGCTCCGGGAAGCCTCGCTGTCCGTCACCGCCCTCCCGGTGGCCTGCGCCTTCCACAGCCCGGTCGTCGCCGCCGCGGGTTCCGCGTTCGGCGCGGTGCTCGACGACACCCCGGTCGGCGAGCCGGACCGCCCGGTGTGGGCGAACCGGACGGCGGCCCCATACCCGCCCGGCCCAGGCGCCGTCCGGGCGGAACTGGCCGCGCAGATCGGCGCGCCCGTCCGGTTCGCCGAGCAGATCGACGCCATGTACGGAGCCGGCGCCCGCGTCTTCGTCGAGGCCGGTCCGGGAGCCGTGCTCGGCGGCCTGGTCGGCAAGATCCTGGACGGCCGTCCCCACACCGTGGTGAGCCTCGGCGAGGGCGGCCTGCGCGGCTTCCTCACCGGCCTTGCGCGGCTCGCGGCCGCCGGCGTCGACGTGCGGGCGGGTTGGCTCCACACCGGACGCCCCGGTCTGGACCTGACGTTCGCCGAGCCGCCCGCCCGACCGCGCTGGACGGTCGACGGCCACCTCGTGCGCGCCCAGGACGGCGACACCATCCCCGGCGGCCTGGCACCCGCCCGCCGCGTCCACCCCTTCGCGAACCCGAGGACGGAGAACTTGTCGAACTCGTCCGACCGCGACGCGCTCATCGCGGATTTCCTGCGCACCAGCCGGGAGCTCGTCAGCGCCCAGCGCGACGTGATGCTCGGCTATCTCGGCGCGTCGCCCGTTCCCGCGTCTGCCATGCCGGCGGCACCCCCTCTGCCGCAACCCGCAGCGGCACTGCCGGCGGCGAGCTCCCTGGCCGCCGGCAGTGCCGCTGCCCCCGCCGCGGAGCCGGAGCCGGCCGCCGACCCGCTGACCACGGTGGTGGCGGTCATCGGCCGCAAGACCGGCTACCCCGAGGAGATGATCGAGCCGGACATGGATCTCGAGGCGGACCTGTCCGTGGACTCGATCAAACGGACCGAGATCGCCGTCGAGCTTGCGGGCGCGATCGGGAACGGATCCGCGCTCGTCGACGAGCTGGTGCGCAGCCGCACCGCCACGGCCATGGCCGCGGTGCTCGGCGCGGGGGAGCCCACCGCCGCCGCCCCGAGCCCGGACGCGGCCCTAGTGTCCCGAACCGGAAGTCCACCACATAACTCGACGGCCCAGCTTCCCGCTGGGCGCACCGGCGAACCGGCCGAGTACACCCGGTACGAGGCGCGGTCCGCCGGCACACCCAGCGGAAACCTGGATCCGCCGATTTATGCACCGGACTTCCGGTTCGGGACACTAGCGTCCCGAACCGGAAGTCCACCGCACAACTCGACGGCCCAGCAACCCGGCGGCGCACCCAGCGGAAACCCGGATCCGCCGATCTACGCACCGGACTTCCGGTTCGGGACGCCAGCGGGCGAGCAGCCCGGCCGGTACCTCCTCGAGCTGGCGGACGCGTCCGCCGACGCGGACGTCGCGGTCTTGGTCGGGGCGACCATCGCGATCGTCGGCGGGGACCACCGCCTCGCCGAGGAGCTGGCGGGCCGGCTCTCCGCCAACGGCGCGCTCCCTGTCGTGGTCGACGACCTGCCGGAGTTGGAAGCGCTGCCGGTGCTCGACGGCCTGGTCTCGTTGCACGCCGTCGCCCCCGGTGTCGGTGGGTCGGCCGAGCCGGTGCTGCCGGCGATCTTCCCGCTGTTCCAGTCGGCGCTCCCGCGCGTCCGCTGGTGTGTCGCTGTCGCGAGCCCTGGCGGGCGGGCGTGGGGCCTCTCCGGGTTCTTCCGCAGCCTGGACCGCGAGTATCCGCAGGTACTGACCCGGTTGATCGAGTTGGATGCGGCAACCGAGGGGGAGCGAGTGGCCGAAGTGGTCACCGCCGAGCTGCAGACCGCCGAGGGCGGCCCGGTGGTCGTCCACGGCGCGCAACGGCGCGCCCCGCGGCTGGTCGCGGCCCCGTTGGATGGTCCCGCGGCAGTCGGCGCCAGCCCGGCCGTTGCCGGCGCCGCCGAGCTGGCCACGGTCGGCCTCGACCCGGACTCCGTCGTGCTGCTCGTAGGCGGCGCGCGCGGGATCACCGCGCGGGTCGCGGGCGCGGTCGCCGCCGCCACGCGCTGCCGCATCGAGCTCGCCGGGCGGACTGTCCTGCACAGCGAGCCGGAGCCGGCCGAGGTGGCCGCCGCAACCGACCTGACCGCGCTGCGCGGCGCACTGGCCGTGGCGAGCCAGCCCGTCGACGGGGCCGCTCGCAAGCTGGTCGCCCGCGATCCGGTCGAGATCGACCGGCGGGCCAGGGAGATCCTGGCGCGCCGCGAGGTCGACGCGACCCTGTCCGAGCTCCGCGAGCGAGGCAGCCTCGCCACGTACCACACCGTCGACGTGACCGACGGGGACGCGGTCGCGGGGCTAGTGAAGCAGGTGTACGCCGAGCGCGGCCGGATCGACTGCGTGGTCTTCGCGGCCGGGGTGATCGAGGACCGGCTCGTCGGGCAGAAGGACCCGGCCTCGTTCTCCCGGGTGTACCGGACCAAGGTGGACGGGGCGCGCGCCCTGCTGGGCGCGCTGGAGGAGCTGCCGGAACCGCCGCGATCGGTGGTGTTCTTCGGCAGTATCGCGGCCGTGCTCGGCAACCGCGGCCAAGCCGACTACGCCGCGGCCAACGCCGCGTTGGAGGCGATGGGTGCGGCGTGGTCGCAGCGCACCGGCATCCGCGCGGTGACCGTCCACTGGGGACCGTGGGCGCCGCGGGGCGTGCACGGCGGCATGGTCAGCGAGGAGCTGGCCCGCTCCTACGGCGCGCGCGGCATCGCCCTGCTCGAGCCGGACACCGCCGTGTCCGAGCTGTTCCGCGAACTTGCATGCGGTGACGTCCCGGCGGTTCTCTACACCGCGTCGGCCTGGTGGCGATGA
- a CDS encoding acyltransferase domain-containing protein: protein MTGPSALLTERMLLLAAPDRAGLIAAIDAVDPESPPSGPTHPGPGPRLGLFDPTPERLATARRLVAKGRPVRRRSDLWFSPEPLLTRGGGLAFVFPGLEGEFAPRIDDVAEHLGLPAPDAATANLVQHGAAVLAVGRLLDAAVRRLGIRPTAVAGHSVGEWAAMIAGGIVSGAEFDAMVAGSDLDAMRVPGVEFAVLGCPADRVHGELARFPGVVISHENSANQTVVCGPEREVADVVALLRSRSVICQTLPFRSGFHTPMLKPYLGYFREGVPSLRMRPADVPVWSATTAAPFPDDPAAARELCLRHLVEPVRFRHLVTALHGAGVRAFVLLGPGQLGSLIEDTLQHDVPDGGFLVIPANSPQRSGMDQLRRCAVALWTEGAEPDFTALDPPAPSRRDGIAQLAVLGETLPLAAEMATFLTHTAESVATVLRAAHPGTSVPAYREVLDVSLRAMPYLRDHCLMRQRPGWPQDEDLRPVVPATTIVTHMIEAAERAYPGLIAVAVEDVRFHRWLLAVPPRRVEIGVEHRGAERVQVQLGEYAEGTVLLGARRTPASEGAWAPGAGERLPELTAPQIYEQGWMFHGPAFQGLTRSIAVSRTTMRGLITVPAAPGALLDNLGQFLGQWLVENQRDRWIALPARIARIDLHGPEPEPGQLVECSLHVTGLDQDSVTVDGRLCRNGTPIMTVRGWADRRFDSDDRGGAVHRQPATSTVAERHPDGWWWAAERWHTLASRELYLQRYAGHEECAEYERLLPTRRRAWLLELVVIKDAVRGWLWDRGAGPAYPAELRVQRDASGRRRVSGQHGLDVPDLDVAAAHHGDVAAALVRPVGSDPAPEVGITPWDGRDGTRITNPLSSRAYRVTSTRGDLS, encoded by the coding sequence ATGACCGGCCCGTCCGCCCTGCTGACCGAGCGGATGCTGCTGCTGGCGGCGCCCGACCGGGCCGGCCTGATCGCCGCGATCGACGCTGTCGATCCGGAATCGCCGCCGAGCGGCCCGACCCACCCGGGCCCAGGGCCACGGCTCGGCCTGTTCGATCCGACCCCCGAGCGGCTGGCGACCGCGCGGCGGCTGGTCGCCAAGGGACGGCCGGTGCGGCGGCGCAGCGACCTCTGGTTCAGCCCCGAGCCATTGCTGACACGGGGCGGCGGTCTCGCCTTCGTCTTTCCCGGCCTCGAAGGGGAGTTCGCCCCGCGCATCGACGACGTGGCCGAGCACCTCGGTCTGCCGGCACCCGACGCCGCCACCGCGAACCTCGTGCAGCACGGCGCGGCGGTGCTCGCCGTGGGCCGCCTGCTCGACGCGGCCGTGCGCCGGCTCGGGATCCGACCGACCGCGGTAGCCGGGCACAGCGTCGGCGAGTGGGCGGCGATGATCGCGGGTGGCATCGTCTCCGGCGCCGAGTTCGATGCGATGGTTGCGGGCTCCGACCTCGATGCGATGCGTGTGCCGGGCGTCGAGTTCGCCGTGCTGGGTTGCCCAGCCGACCGCGTGCACGGCGAGCTCGCCCGGTTCCCCGGGGTCGTGATCTCGCACGAGAACTCCGCCAACCAGACGGTGGTCTGCGGGCCCGAGCGCGAGGTGGCCGACGTCGTCGCGCTGCTGCGCTCCCGCTCGGTGATCTGCCAAACGCTGCCGTTCCGCTCCGGGTTCCACACCCCGATGCTGAAGCCATACCTCGGCTACTTCCGGGAAGGGGTACCGAGCCTGCGGATGCGGCCTGCCGACGTTCCGGTTTGGTCGGCCACCACGGCGGCGCCCTTCCCCGACGACCCCGCCGCGGCCCGAGAGCTGTGCCTGCGCCACCTCGTCGAGCCGGTGCGGTTCCGCCATCTCGTCACAGCGCTGCACGGTGCCGGCGTGCGCGCGTTCGTGCTGCTCGGCCCAGGCCAGCTCGGCTCGCTCATCGAGGACACGCTGCAGCACGACGTCCCGGACGGCGGTTTCCTCGTGATCCCCGCCAACTCCCCGCAGAGATCGGGCATGGACCAGCTGCGGCGGTGCGCGGTGGCGCTCTGGACGGAGGGCGCGGAACCCGACTTCACGGCGCTGGACCCACCGGCGCCGTCCCGTCGGGACGGAATCGCCCAGCTCGCGGTGCTCGGGGAAACGCTGCCGCTCGCAGCGGAGATGGCCACGTTCCTGACCCACACAGCCGAGTCGGTGGCGACGGTGCTTCGAGCAGCCCATCCGGGCACCTCGGTCCCGGCGTATCGCGAGGTCCTCGACGTCTCCCTGCGGGCGATGCCCTACCTGCGCGACCACTGCCTCATGCGGCAGCGGCCCGGCTGGCCCCAGGACGAGGACCTGCGCCCGGTCGTCCCGGCGACCACCATCGTCACGCACATGATCGAGGCCGCGGAACGCGCCTACCCCGGCTTGATCGCCGTCGCGGTCGAGGACGTGCGGTTCCACCGCTGGCTACTGGCGGTACCGCCCCGACGCGTGGAGATCGGGGTCGAGCACCGAGGGGCCGAGCGCGTGCAGGTCCAGCTCGGTGAGTACGCCGAGGGAACCGTGCTCCTGGGCGCGCGGCGCACGCCGGCATCGGAGGGCGCGTGGGCTCCCGGTGCGGGCGAGCGGCTGCCCGAGCTGACGGCACCGCAGATCTACGAGCAGGGCTGGATGTTCCACGGACCCGCCTTCCAGGGGCTGACCCGCTCGATCGCCGTCTCGAGGACGACCATGCGCGGCCTGATCACCGTGCCGGCCGCGCCGGGCGCCCTGCTGGACAACCTCGGCCAGTTCCTCGGCCAGTGGCTTGTGGAGAACCAGCGCGACCGGTGGATCGCCCTCCCGGCGCGCATCGCCCGAATCGACCTGCACGGGCCCGAGCCCGAACCGGGACAGCTCGTCGAGTGCTCCCTGCACGTGACCGGCCTCGATCAGGACTCGGTGACCGTGGACGGCCGGCTCTGCCGGAACGGGACACCGATCATGACGGTGCGCGGCTGGGCCGACCGGCGCTTCGACAGCGACGATCGTGGTGGGGCGGTGCACCGGCAGCCCGCCACCTCGACGGTCGCCGAGCGTCACCCGGACGGCTGGTGGTGGGCGGCCGAGCGGTGGCACACGCTGGCCTCCCGGGAGCTCTACCTCCAGCGCTACGCGGGGCACGAGGAGTGCGCCGAGTACGAGCGGCTGCTCCCGACCCGACGGCGGGCGTGGTTGCTCGAGCTCGTGGTGATCAAGGACGCCGTGCGGGGGTGGCTGTGGGACCGCGGCGCCGGCCCTGCCTATCCCGCGGAGCTCCGCGTGCAGCGGGATGCGTCCGGCCGGCGCCGGGTGTCCGGTCAGCACGGGCTCGACGTTCCCGATCTCGACGTCGCCGCCGCACATCACGGGGACGTCGCCGCCGCCCTGGTCCGGCCCGTCGGATCCGACCCTGCCCCGGAAGTCGGGATCACGCCGTGGGACGGCAGGGACGGCACCCGGATCACGAACCCGCTCAGCTCACGCGCGTACCGCGTCACATCCACCCGAGGAGACCTCTCATGA
- a CDS encoding phosphopantetheine-binding protein gives MTDAAAVFEEVRSMVTKLLDQYGLDDIEITPDSLFHDDLGLESIDLVALGAMLAERYGERVNIAEFLAELKIDDVIGLRLGSLVDHVWSALAPTASSRT, from the coding sequence ATGACAGATGCCGCTGCCGTGTTCGAGGAGGTCCGGTCGATGGTGACGAAGCTGCTCGACCAGTACGGCCTCGACGACATCGAGATCACCCCCGACAGCCTGTTCCACGACGACCTCGGCCTGGAGAGCATCGACCTGGTCGCGCTCGGCGCCATGCTCGCCGAGCGCTACGGCGAGCGGGTCAACATCGCCGAGTTCCTCGCCGAGCTGAAGATCGACGACGTGATCGGGCTCCGGCTCGGTTCGCTCGTCGACCACGTCTGGTCGGCGCTCGCCCCGACAGCGAGCAGCAGGACGTGA
- a CDS encoding alpha/beta fold hydrolase — MSFLVINGVRTHYQRVPAKEAPTLPAPQVVFVHGLGYDSLASFYLTLAPPFAAAGIDVLTYDLRAHGRSDRPSRGYRLEDFTSDLRELLDGIGVTGPVHLVGNSFGGTVAFAFAARYPERVRSIVAIESEPPTAAWSEKMARALNAVLDEMEAERFLAWVSDTYGQHHARLTLSAAEIIRATSIIEDVPSGPFLEETALAAFTHPVLSVLGSEGFQSEDLHGVERLLPRCRTEVIAGQDHSVLVERHHELRPLLLDWIARHEPAMSGGSR, encoded by the coding sequence GTGAGTTTCCTCGTCATCAACGGGGTTCGCACCCACTACCAGCGCGTGCCGGCGAAGGAAGCGCCCACGTTGCCGGCGCCGCAGGTGGTGTTCGTGCACGGGCTGGGCTACGACAGCCTCGCGAGCTTCTACCTCACGCTGGCCCCGCCGTTCGCCGCCGCGGGCATCGACGTGCTCACCTACGACCTGCGGGCCCACGGCCGCAGCGATCGGCCGAGCCGCGGGTACCGCCTCGAGGACTTCACGTCCGACCTGCGCGAGCTGCTCGACGGCATCGGTGTCACCGGGCCGGTCCACCTGGTCGGTAACAGCTTCGGCGGCACGGTCGCGTTCGCCTTCGCCGCGCGCTACCCGGAGCGGGTCCGCAGCATCGTCGCGATCGAGTCCGAGCCGCCGACGGCGGCGTGGTCGGAGAAGATGGCCCGCGCCCTGAACGCCGTACTCGACGAGATGGAGGCGGAGCGCTTCCTGGCATGGGTCTCCGACACCTACGGCCAGCACCACGCGCGGCTCACCCTTTCCGCGGCGGAGATCATCCGAGCGACCAGCATCATCGAGGACGTCCCCAGCGGGCCGTTCCTCGAAGAGACCGCGCTGGCCGCCTTCACCCACCCGGTCCTGTCCGTCCTGGGCAGCGAGGGGTTCCAGAGCGAGGACCTCCACGGCGTCGAGCGGCTCCTGCCTCGCTGCCGGACCGAGGTCATCGCCGGGCAGGACCACTCCGTACTCGTCGAGCGGCACCACGAGCTCAGGCCCCTGCTGCTGGACTGGATAGCCCGGCACGAACCGGCGATGTCGGGAGGCTCCCGATGA